The nucleotide sequence TTTTATTCCGTCATCATCTGAAGAAGAGACGGTCCGAGAGTCACTTCGGTTGAAGAGAACAACCGAATCGATCATCTCGCCGCAACGGATGCAGCGCGCCATGGCGATTTCTCCCTCTTCTGTAAAGACCCAATCCGCCACCATCATTCCCTGACACTTCGGACAGGCGCCCGACCGGATTGTATCTTCCCTCGGAACGACCGTTTTCCTTGATTTTCGATTCGACTTTAATAAACCGGATCCTTTCATGATGCCGGCCCTCCCTCAATGATCTTGTTAAGATTTCCTCTTACCTTGACCCTATTTTGTACACGGTTGACTCGCCGGGACAACCCCTCAAAAGGAGTGTTATTAACACCTCTGGAAGGGGTGCTCAAATGAGTAAGAGAAAGGAGCCTCTTCCGTTCGGAAGTAAAAGATTCCGATAATAAGAAGAACCGCGACGACTGCGAGAATCAAAGAAGAGGGTTTCATCGGTTCCGCCATCGAGTTTGACTGAGCCTTTCGTTCAGTCTCTCTTAAGTGCAAAGTGAAAACAATGCCCCGAAAGGGGGATTCCAGCTTCTTGAGAGCACACGCCGCTCGCTCTCCTCACGCATTGACTGTAAACACTCCTTTCGGGGCATTGTTTGTTTTCTTAAGAATCACTCAGAATGAGAAGTGTCCCACTGGAACGTTGGATACGAGCGCGGTCTGAAGAAGCGTTCGTCTCAACCATAGATGGAGGAGAAAATGAAAAGGATCAGAATATTTTTGGTTGCGATCTCCGTGGTCACCCTTTTCCTTGCCGCCGAGTCTTTTGCGAGGAAAGGGATGTCGAAAGGGAGCGGCGGCTGGGGGCCCGGCACAAATTACAGCAAGATGTATGACCCGGCCACCGTCGAAACGATCCGTGGAGAGGTGGTCGGCGTGGAGCAGATCACCCCGATGAAAGGGATGTCTTACGGCGTCCATTTGACGGTGAAAACGGACAAGGAAACGATCCCCGTCCACCTGGGACCGGGATGGTTTATCGAGAACCAGGACATCGATATCGGACCGCAGGATCAGGTGGAGGTCAAAGGATCGAGGATCACCTTTGACGGGAAACCGGCCCTCATCGCCCGGGAGGTGAAAAAGGGAGAGGAGACGCTGACGCTCCGAAACGAGGAGGGCTTTCCTGTTTGGAGCGGCGCGAGGCGCCGCTAAATGGGCACATCACAACTGAGAGGTGTCATATGAAACCGATCGACAGAATTTATTCGATACTCGTCCTGTTCTTGGTTTTTGGGTTGGGCCTCTCCGCAACAGGCCGGGCACAAATTCAAGAAAAAGACCAGGACCGAGACCTTCTTCAATTGAA is from Candidatus Manganitrophus noduliformans and encodes:
- a CDS encoding DNA-binding protein, encoding MKRIRIFLVAISVVTLFLAAESFARKGMSKGSGGWGPGTNYSKMYDPATVETIRGEVVGVEQITPMKGMSYGVHLTVKTDKETIPVHLGPGWFIENQDIDIGPQDQVEVKGSRITFDGKPALIAREVKKGEETLTLRNEEGFPVWSGARRR